GCTCTCGTAGGGCTTGCCCTTGCCGACCGGCCGCCGGGTGATCTCGACGTCGAGCATTTCGGCCGTCGCGGTGAGCCGCGCATAGATGCCGGAGACCGCGAGGCGATAGGGCTCGCCGCTCCGATGCGGCGAGGTGTCCGGCGAGCGCTCCGCCAGCGTGCGCAGCTCCTCGGAGACGTCGGCAAGATGGGCCGCGATCGACAGCTCGGAGCCGAGCACGTGCAGCTCGTTCAGATAGAACTGCATGACGCGGCTCGACTGCAGCCGCAGCGTGCCGCGCATGACGTCGGCGGTGACGAAGGGATTGCCGTCGCGATCGCCGCCGATCCAGCTGCCCATGCGCAGGAACGAGGCGAGCTCGCCTGCCGCCGCCTCGCCGCCCTCCTCCAGCCGGTCTTCCAGCGCGTTGACCAGGCGCGGCACCTCGCGCAGGAAGGTGTAGTCGTAGAAGGCCAGGCCGTTGGAGACCTCGTCGAGCACGGTGAGCTTGGTCCGGCGCAGGAGGTTGGTCTGCCACAGCGTCAGCACCTCCCGGCGAAGCTGCTCGTCGCTTGCGGCGGCCTCCTCCGCGGTCAGCGCGACGCGCTCGCGGCGGTCGAGCAGGGCTGCGACCTCCATCTCGCGGTCCATGGTGCTCTTGCGGCGGACCTCGGTCGGGTGTGCGGTCAGCACCGGGCTGACCATCGCGGACTTGAAGAAGGCGCGAAGTGCGTCGGCGCCGATGCCCGCCGCCTTGGCGTGGGCGAGCGTTTCCGCCAGCACGCCTGAGCCGCCGCTCTGGGCCGCGCCGCGGGCGCGCATCTGGCGGATGTTGTTCTGGTCCTCGGCAATGTTGGCGAGGTGAGAGAAATAGCTGAAGGCGCGGACGATCCGTACCGTCTCGGAGGTCGACATGCTGTCGAGGATCTGCTCGAGCTCGCGGCGGGCCAGCCGGTCCTCGTCGCGGTGGAACCGGATCGAGGTCTGGCGGATGCGCTCGACCAGGTCGAACACATCGGCGCCCTCCTGGTCGCGCACAGTATCGCCCAGGATGCGCCCGAGCAGGCGGATGTCATCGCGCAGCCGCGCCTCCGCTTCCATCGCCTGGACGTCCTCAGGACGGTTGGGGCGAAGCTCATTGGCGTCGGATGGTATGGTCTGGAGGGACATGGCTGGCTCCGCTTCTAGAGCACCTTGGCTCCCCGGTCCGGAGGAGTGTGCGATATTTTTCTACCGCAGTGCAAGATGAACTTGGTGGCGGCGCGGCAACATCGCTGACCGTCGCCGAATGGGCCTCGCGGCGGCGCGCGCACGTTCTCGGTCTCGCGGCGCGAGCGCCCGAAGCTTTGCTGTCCGTTTCACCCTCGTCGAAGGGCGCAGGGGAAGGCCGGGCGCCGGCTGGCACCCAGGGTCCGCACGCGAAAAACGCACGCGGGGTGACCACAGGTGACGCCGGGAGATCCCGGCCTTCCCTGTGCAACGGTTTACGGCTTATGGCGCGCTCTCCCCGGGGAGCGATGCACTATTGCCCCCGTAGCCTTGCGGATGATTGGTGCGCGCACCCGGTTGGGCCGCTTCACCACCGCAAGCCTTGACGCACAGCCACAAGCCGAAACGGCGTCTTGCCATCCGCTGCCTACTGAACCTGCGCTCGCAGCGCATTCCAAAGAGCAAACACCTCAGCGGTTGCGGGTTGCCCACCGCTGAGCGCGGTTTGCACAAGGACAAGCTTTAGGTCCGGGTCGACAAAGACAAACTGTCCGCGAATGCCCTGCAGCGCGAAACGCCTAGTGTCTGCGGAATACCAGACTTGATAACCGTACTTCGCCAGCGGTGAGCCTGTGGGAAGCGCGTCAGCAGCCGATGCCTTAAGCCAATCTGCAGGGACGACGGTCTTCCCATTCCAAATGCCGTGATTGGCCAGCATCAGACCAAGGCGCGCCCAGTCGCGCAGAACCGCATTGACATAGGCAAACGTTATTTCCTGTCCGGTCGCATCGATGTTCCACGTTGCATCGGCTTCCGCTCCCAGTGGATGCCAAAGCTTTTCGGAAGCGTAGTCAGATACGGTTCGCTTGGTGGCGGCCGCGAGCACGAGGCCCAGCACGAGCGATTCAGCTGACGAATAAGAGAAACGCACGCCGGGGGGAGAGAGACGGGTGTCGAACTGCTTCACCGCAGCGAGGCTGCCGGGGGAGCCTGGCTCAATCGTCAGACGTGCCAGCTTGCTAATATCGCTGGATCTATTGTCGTAGTCTTCCGAGAATGCAACACCGGAGGCCATCAGCAGCAGCGCCTTGATCGGCGTGCGCCCGTATTCGGTGTCCTTCAAACCAGAGACGTAGGTTCCCGCCAAGTCATCCACGGACGCGATGGCGTTCTCTTTCAGGGCGATGCCGATCAGGAGGCCAACCACCGTCTTCGCCAACGAGAAGGACGTCAGACGATCCGTATCAGTGCGACCGTACTGATAGCGCTCGACCAGAATCGTATTGTCTTTCGCAATCAATAGGCCCGTGACCGGTTGGCGGTTGAGGTAGTCGTCAAGCGTCAGCTTGAGCCCGGCGAAGCCATAGTGAATGACGGGTTCGTTCGCTGCGCGAGCCAGCGGGATTGACTGTTTCGGAGCAGTGATGGTGCGTGCAGGAAACAGCGTGTCATACCGGCTCAGCGCACCTACCCGGCAGCCCTTTTGATCAACATAGTCGATGCCCTTGCAACTCGGATATCCCTCCTTCTGGCCGAATTCGTCTGCAGCCGGTCCATCCGCACGAAAGCGGGGACTGGCGGCTTGTGGTGCCGGCGCTGCTTGGGCGAAGGCGCGATGCGAATTCAGCGTGAGCGCATCTGGAAGGAGGGGGAATGCCATCGCACTGGCGACGCAAAGTAGCCGCTTGAAGCCTCGTCCAGTCATTGAGAAAGCACCCAAAGCAAATGAAGCTGCCGAAGATCATAATTGACCCTCATGCGTTGACCAATGTCGGCTTCGGGTCTTGGTTGTGTGGAAACGAACGCCCCGCAAGCTGAACGACTTCCGCTCCACACCGCCGGAGGTCGACATCGATGGTTCCGCGCCTAGGCCGGCACGATGACCTTTCCGATCGGCCAGAGCGCAATGCCCGCGAGCTTCAGATTGCTCTGGCACTCCCGTCAACGACAGTGCAACGCTTCAAATCAGCAGATCATGAGACGCAGGTACAATGGCATGATGCGCACCGTTATTGCCGTCGTTGGCCGCGTGTTCCTCCAGTCCATTGGGGAGTGCTTTGACGATCATCTCGAGGTTCGCTTCCTGACCGCGCGGAACGTGCGCATCGAGTGGATTGTGGAGCTCTTTAGGCTCAACTGCCGCGACGAGAGTGGCAGGAGTTGCCTCGCGATCGAAGCGAAACACCAGTTCTCGATCCACTCCGCCAGTCTCGGGCGCAGCCTTAGCCGGCTGTGGGGCTTCTAATGCGATTGCAGCAGATGGCGCAACGTGCTCCGAATTTCCGCGTCCGGCGTGATCGCCGCTTGCGACGCTCGGTTTGACAATCTCGGCTGCTGACGCGTTTGCAGAGGTCGAGGGTAGATCGTGCCCCGAATTGCCGTGCTCCACGACGGCTGGTTCTGCCGTTTTTGAGACCGCCGACGCGCTCGCAGCGTCCGAAGCCGGAGCGCGATGCTCGGCGCCTTTGCCGACACCATTTCCGGAGATGAAGTCAGCCTCAGCCACATCCGTGGTCGCCGTCTTTGCCGACCCTGGCTCCGAAGCGTGATGCGAATTACCGCGGTCCGCGCTAGCGGCCGTTGCGGCGATCTCGGCTGCTTCCGGCGCTTTTGCAGAGGTCGAGTGCCCCGAGTTGCCGTGTTCGACACCGCCTGGTTCTGCCGTCTTCTTTGGCCCTGGCGGATCGTCCGAAGCCTCGCGATGATGCTCCTTGTCATGGCCGACGCCGTTGCCCGGATTGGACTTCGCTTCGGCCATCTCTGTGGCCGCCTTTGCGGACCCTGGCTCCGAAGCGTGCTGCGAGTTACCGCGCTCGGCGCTAGCGGCCGTTGCGGCGATCTCGGCTGCTTCCGGCGCTTTTGCAGAGGTCGAGTGCCCCGAGTTGCCGTGTTCGACACCGCCTGGTTCTGCCGTCTTCTTTGGCCCTGGCGGATCGTCCGAAGCCTCGCGATCATGCTCCTTGTCATGGCCGACGCCGTTGCCCGGACTGGACTTCGCTTCGGCCATCTCTGTGGCCGCCTTTGCAGACCCTTGCTCCGAAGCGTGCTGCGAGTTACCGCGTTCCGCGCTATCGGCCGTTGCGGCGATCCCGGCTGCTTCC
This genomic stretch from Bradyrhizobium sp. CCGB12 harbors:
- a CDS encoding serine hydrolase encodes the protein MTGRGFKRLLCVASAMAFPLLPDALTLNSHRAFAQAAPAPQAASPRFRADGPAADEFGQKEGYPSCKGIDYVDQKGCRVGALSRYDTLFPARTITAPKQSIPLARAANEPVIHYGFAGLKLTLDDYLNRQPVTGLLIAKDNTILVERYQYGRTDTDRLTSFSLAKTVVGLLIGIALKENAIASVDDLAGTYVSGLKDTEYGRTPIKALLLMASGVAFSEDYDNRSSDISKLARLTIEPGSPGSLAAVKQFDTRLSPPGVRFSYSSAESLVLGLVLAAATKRTVSDYASEKLWHPLGAEADATWNIDATGQEITFAYVNAVLRDWARLGLMLANHGIWNGKTVVPADWLKASAADALPTGSPLAKYGYQVWYSADTRRFALQGIRGQFVFVDPDLKLVLVQTALSGGQPATAEVFALWNALRAQVQ